A single region of the Manihot esculenta cultivar AM560-2 chromosome 12, M.esculenta_v8, whole genome shotgun sequence genome encodes:
- the LOC110627995 gene encoding zinc finger protein ZAT10, translating to MHAHLICTSLTSLPTTYIRRSPFFLSTHQALSSHFSQKYYKSPLDLQHPPHITPPLCFSTHNLYLLIIILLDMALKALGSSSSLLHNDHVDLHSLEPCVKRKRTKRSRLEDLPTEEEYLALCLLMLAKGTHDPPPTPPTLLKLCYKCKVCNKAFSTYQALGGHKASHRKLMGVVDDQSATPSPMVTTTRTPASSVSLSGRTHKCSICHRTFPSGQALGGHKRRHYDGGSNSGVGNSSDKENKELEGVNSTLISQLDFDLNVPTLPEFPMVDVDRKPKSKLPSSGGDSSS from the coding sequence ATGCACGCACATTTAATTTGCACATCCCTTACTTCACTCCCAACAACTTATATCCGACGTTCTCCCTTCTTTCTTTCCACTCATCAAGCACTTTCCTCTCACTTTTCCCAGAAATATTACAAATCCCCCCTTGATCTTCAACACCCTCCTCATATAACACCACCCCTCTGCTTCTCAACCCATAATCTCTATCTCCTCATCATCATTCTCCTTGATATGGCTCTTAAAGCTCTGGGTTCCTCATCTTCTTTGTTGCATAATGATCATGTAGACCTCCATTCTCTTGAACCTTGTGTTAAGAGAAAACGAACTAAACGTTCACGTTTGGAAGATTTACCTACTGAAGAGGAATACTTAGCTCTCTGCCTTCTCATGCTTGCCAAAGGCACCCACGACCCTCCACCAACACCGCCGACATTGTTAAAACTCTGTTATAAGTGCAAAGTTTGCAACAAAGCTTTCTCAACTTATCAGGCTCTGGGTGGACACAAAGCTAGCCATCGGAAACTTATGGGAGTAGTTGACGACCAATCCGCTACTCCTTCCCCCATGGTAACTACTACGAGAACGCCCGCTTCTTCTGTCAGTTTAAGTGGCAGGACTCACAAGTGTTCCATCTGCCATAGGACTTTTCCGTCCGGACAGGCTCTAGGTGGACACAAGCGGCGCCACTATGATGGTGGTAGTAATAGTGGCGTCGGAAATAGCAGTGACAAGGAAAATAAAGAATTGGAAGGTGTGAACTCGACCCTGATTAGCCAACTTGACTTTGATTTGAACGTTCCTACCTTGCCGGAGTTTCCCATGGTTGACGTTGACCGCAAGCCAAAAAGTAAACTTCCCAGCAGCGGTGGAGATTCCTCTTCCTGA